The Echinicola rosea genome has a segment encoding these proteins:
- a CDS encoding sensor histidine kinase, with protein sequence MLDLYDYYRYYLCSFTVKMEFSLSPYSLSLLVFAVVVLLLAVFLFTRLSKDVRWFGAMMIAVSIWAASDGVMVGMDDLEAMLLVVDFEYIGITLVPVFWLLFVLKFVGKEAWLSPRWIACQFVFPLISMIMVWTNGYHHLHYQKAEIVEMNGLFALLTAKGPWYIIHTSYFYLAIGYGVYLLIRRYFSTKGVYQKQTMIILAGTMVPWIANILVVFQVGPFNGIDPTPHAFIVTCMIVFIGFFKVGLFDIKPIARNIIVDSMKNGMLVIDGARRVVDVNPYFTKLIEKNVEDITGKDVGDLGFDEEFWKSLVENDDEVVVEKMISRDGVDRYFEVSSKFLKEGERKYQGRLILFRDISQFVQDQKRLEFQAKKLTDLNTTKDRLLSIISHDLRNPIHSLTQFVEMVEYGWVKEDEFRSMLPSFAKNLKDVSSFMENLLEWAQTQLKGESIQAVKINVTQEVQEVISLFKNQLDAKGSQVTFCAEKTIYAFADLNMIRLVIRNLIGNAIKFCDKEDQILIKIVGQGELVEVIVEDTGVGIAAENMEKIFSSKPFTTIGTQNEKGTGLGLMLCKDFVEKNGGEIWVESELGNGASFHFTIPQMVTKEVSNS encoded by the coding sequence TTGCTAGATTTATACGATTATTACCGGTATTACCTTTGTTCCTTTACTGTAAAAATGGAATTTTCGCTTAGTCCCTATTCGCTTTCTTTGCTCGTATTTGCAGTCGTCGTGCTGTTATTGGCGGTTTTTCTTTTTACTCGCTTGAGTAAGGATGTGAGGTGGTTTGGGGCGATGATGATTGCCGTGTCGATTTGGGCTGCTAGTGATGGCGTGATGGTGGGGATGGACGATCTGGAAGCGATGTTGTTGGTAGTGGATTTTGAATATATCGGCATCACTTTGGTCCCGGTTTTTTGGTTGCTTTTTGTGCTGAAGTTTGTAGGGAAGGAAGCTTGGTTAAGCCCGAGGTGGATTGCCTGTCAATTTGTTTTTCCCTTGATCTCTATGATCATGGTCTGGACCAATGGTTATCATCATCTCCATTACCAAAAAGCCGAGATTGTGGAAATGAACGGACTGTTTGCCTTGCTTACGGCGAAAGGCCCATGGTACATTATTCATACAAGCTATTTTTATCTCGCCATTGGTTATGGTGTTTACCTATTGATCAGGAGGTATTTTAGCACCAAGGGAGTGTATCAAAAGCAGACCATGATCATACTTGCGGGCACCATGGTGCCATGGATAGCCAATATATTGGTGGTGTTTCAAGTAGGGCCATTTAACGGGATAGATCCTACACCCCATGCGTTTATAGTGACGTGTATGATTGTTTTTATCGGGTTCTTTAAAGTAGGATTGTTTGACATCAAACCTATCGCCAGAAATATTATTGTGGATTCCATGAAGAACGGCATGCTGGTAATCGATGGTGCTAGGCGAGTGGTGGATGTAAATCCTTATTTTACAAAATTGATAGAGAAAAATGTAGAAGATATCACGGGTAAGGATGTGGGTGATTTGGGATTTGATGAGGAATTTTGGAAAAGCCTAGTTGAAAATGACGATGAAGTAGTCGTCGAAAAGATGATTTCGAGGGACGGTGTGGACAGGTACTTTGAGGTGTCCAGTAAGTTTTTAAAGGAAGGCGAGCGGAAATACCAGGGAAGGTTGATTTTATTTAGGGATATCTCCCAGTTTGTTCAAGATCAAAAGAGGCTTGAGTTTCAAGCGAAGAAATTGACTGATCTCAATACTACAAAGGATAGGCTCTTGTCCATTATTTCACATGACCTACGTAATCCCATCCATTCTCTTACCCAGTTTGTAGAGATGGTGGAGTATGGGTGGGTTAAGGAAGATGAGTTCAGGTCCATGTTGCCTAGTTTTGCCAAAAACTTAAAGGATGTTTCTAGTTTTATGGAGAATTTACTGGAGTGGGCACAGACCCAATTGAAAGGAGAGTCCATTCAGGCCGTTAAAATAAATGTCACCCAAGAGGTGCAAGAAGTTATTTCACTTTTTAAAAACCAACTTGATGCCAAAGGCAGCCAGGTCACATTTTGTGCAGAGAAAACGATCTATGCCTTTGCGGACCTAAATATGATCAGGTTGGTGATTCGAAACCTGATCGGCAATGCCATCAAGTTTTGTGATAAAGAAGATCAGATACTCATTAAGATTGTTGGTCAAGGCGAATTGGTAGAGGTGATTGTGGAGGATACGGGAGTGGGAATTGCGGCAGAAAATATGGAGAAGATCTTTTCAAGCAAGCCTTTCACTACCATAGGTACCCAAAATGAAAAGGGAACAGGGCTCGGACTGATGCTGTGCAAGGATTTCGTGGAGAAAAATGGCGGGGAAATTTGGGTGGAAAGTGAGTTGGGAAATGGAGCAAGTTTTCACTTCACCATTCCCCAGATGGTCACCAAAGAAGTCTCCAATTCCTGA
- a CDS encoding LacI family DNA-binding transcriptional regulator produces the protein MKLGQATIKDIAKALNISSSTVSRALKDYPGISNETKEKVKALAKKLNYRPNAVALSLRKSKSSTIGVIIPEVVHFFFSTVISGIEEVAYANGYNVILLQTNENVTREIAAVDTIISNQIDGLLVSFSKETSDFDHFKKLMDYHYPIVFFDRLPNLPDTVNVTVDDHTGAYKAVKHLIEQGYTKIIHLAGPENLKISIDRKEGYLKALQEAGIPIREDWIIPCPKGTPEESETICRALLSHPSDRPDAVFASNDIAAAGAMQAAKAIGLKLPEEFGAVGFSDWQFSSMIAPPLSSVSQPGFKMGEKAAQLLLEMIDSENEEAFTARTEMLETGLVIRKSSLRKG, from the coding sequence ATGAAACTAGGACAAGCCACGATCAAGGATATAGCAAAAGCCCTGAACATTTCTTCTTCCACCGTCTCACGTGCCCTGAAAGACTACCCGGGCATCAGTAATGAAACAAAGGAAAAGGTAAAGGCACTAGCGAAAAAACTCAATTACCGCCCCAACGCCGTGGCTTTGAGCCTCAGAAAAAGCAAATCCTCCACCATCGGTGTGATTATTCCTGAGGTGGTCCACTTCTTTTTTAGCACCGTCATCAGTGGAATAGAAGAAGTAGCCTACGCAAACGGCTATAATGTCATCCTCCTACAGACCAATGAAAATGTAACCAGAGAGATCGCAGCAGTGGACACGATCATCAGCAACCAGATCGACGGGCTTTTGGTGAGCTTCTCCAAAGAGACATCCGATTTTGACCATTTCAAAAAACTGATGGATTATCATTACCCCATTGTGTTTTTTGACCGCCTTCCAAACCTGCCAGACACGGTCAATGTCACCGTGGATGATCACACTGGTGCTTATAAAGCCGTCAAACACCTCATCGAACAAGGCTATACCAAAATCATTCATTTGGCTGGCCCGGAAAACCTAAAAATCAGCATCGACCGAAAAGAAGGATATCTCAAAGCACTGCAGGAAGCAGGGATTCCTATTCGCGAAGATTGGATCATCCCCTGTCCCAAAGGCACTCCGGAAGAAAGTGAGACTATTTGTCGAGCATTATTATCCCATCCGTCAGACCGGCCGGATGCGGTGTTTGCCTCGAATGACATCGCTGCAGCCGGTGCCATGCAAGCCGCCAAAGCCATTGGGTTAAAACTTCCTGAAGAGTTTGGCGCTGTAGGCTTTAGCGACTGGCAGTTTTCGTCCATGATAGCCCCTCCCCTCTCCTCAGTCTCCCAACCGGGCTTTAAAATGGGCGAAAAAGCAGCTCAATTACTGCTGGAAATGATCGACTCCGAAAATGAGGAAGCATTTACAGCACGCACAGAGATGCTCGAAACAGGTTTGGTCATTCGAAAATCCTCCTTAAGGAAAGGATAG
- a CDS encoding substrate-binding domain-containing protein, with translation MKTIKITGVPEHFNFPWLKLIEEQPLADAGYTMEWKDESKGSGAMNKALREEETDIAIVLTESFIKDKTEGNPGKIIGYHVLSPLNWGIHVPAKSPVKTIHDLQNAPFLISRYGSGSHLMTYLLAKKNNWSPQTLQFDVVGNMDGALEAFADHQPKGFLWEKFTTKPLVDAGHFRRIDEIPTPWPCFVIVAHEKLIKEQPHILPKLLSALYAESKTLKANTQLPTLLSKAYHLQETDIIEWLAQTTWSTKPEVEKATLEKTMAILKELGLIDTEVPVESLVATEMVQLV, from the coding sequence ATGAAAACGATCAAGATAACAGGTGTCCCCGAACACTTTAATTTCCCTTGGCTCAAGCTGATTGAAGAACAGCCATTGGCCGATGCTGGCTATACCATGGAATGGAAGGATGAATCCAAAGGATCAGGAGCCATGAACAAGGCCCTCCGCGAAGAGGAAACTGACATTGCCATCGTTTTGACCGAGAGCTTTATCAAGGACAAAACGGAAGGTAACCCTGGAAAAATCATCGGGTACCACGTGCTGTCCCCCCTTAATTGGGGAATCCATGTACCAGCTAAATCGCCCGTAAAAACCATCCATGACCTCCAAAACGCTCCCTTCCTTATTAGCCGGTATGGTTCTGGTTCGCATTTGATGACTTACCTACTGGCCAAGAAAAACAACTGGAGCCCACAGACGCTCCAATTTGACGTAGTAGGCAATATGGACGGTGCCTTAGAAGCATTTGCTGACCACCAGCCAAAAGGTTTCCTTTGGGAGAAATTCACCACCAAACCATTGGTAGATGCCGGACATTTCAGAAGAATAGATGAAATCCCTACACCATGGCCTTGCTTTGTCATTGTGGCCCATGAAAAACTTATAAAAGAGCAGCCCCATATCCTTCCAAAGCTGCTTTCAGCACTATATGCCGAATCCAAAACACTGAAAGCTAACACACAATTACCAACCTTGCTGAGCAAAGCCTACCACCTTCAGGAAACCGATATTATCGAATGGCTAGCCCAAACTACTTGGTCCACTAAACCTGAAGTGGAAAAAGCTACGCTCGAAAAAACAATGGCTATATTGAAAGAACTCGGACTGATAGATACTGAAGTCCCAGTGGAATCATTAGTAGCCACTGAAATGGTCCAGTTGGTATAA
- a CDS encoding glycoside hydrolase family 31 protein — MTTVATSVNRAQNQSAGKVLSWEPIPHGIIGRTEASYFKISLFTDTTVRIQLSRYEQFSPNPYSVVQSPKGSSVNVSETPEALTLETAELKIVLAKNEWALSFYDQQGNLLNQDDPAFGVSWLGTEVTNYKKLQPDEKFIGLGEKTGGIDRAGQAFTNWNTDYFAYGVNDDPLYMSIPFYIGIHNDRAYGIFFDNTHKTTFNFGASNRRFSYFSAEDGDMDYYFFQGNTVAEIISGYTSLTGKMSMPPLWALGFQQCRYSYYPESEVFALANNFRDRDMPADVIYLDIHHMEKYKVFTFDGEKFPDPKSMIQTLKAKGFRVVVIMDPGIKAEKDYLPYQEGKDNDLFLKYPDGETYEGQVWPGWCAFPDFTSAKTRQWWTEKMAFYTDAGVDGFWTDMNEPASWGQHTPNLINFDYEGEQVSHRKARNVYGMQMARAAQEGAFKNGQERPFTLTRAGFSGIQRFAAAWTGDNVSSEEHMMAGIRLVNSLGISGVSFAGYDVGGFCGEASKSLFARWMSIAAFSPLYRAHSMINSKDAEPWAFGEEVEEISKNYLKLRYQMMPLLYAAFYKSSQDGLPLAKSLTIDYPFDENIYDGRFQNQYLFCDSLLVAPVESHKEITKAYLPEGNWYYFFNDQSYQGDQEIYVDTPINYLPVFVKGGSIVPLQSPVSHTAEKHDGILRLHVYKGEGTTSYFHYEDDGRSLDYKNGGYYKRKIVLDSDRKTLRLTKPTGDFASHYKQLSIIFHGFEINEVTSAGEKVPVTRENIAFLRKISDFDPLPDNRLPYHEIAGLPTVTLPHHAEEIILTFGT; from the coding sequence ATGACTACTGTAGCCACCTCAGTAAATCGTGCCCAAAACCAGTCTGCCGGAAAAGTACTGTCTTGGGAGCCAATACCCCATGGAATAATCGGCAGAACGGAAGCTTCATACTTTAAAATCAGCCTATTTACAGACACCACTGTCCGTATCCAACTTAGTCGTTACGAGCAGTTTTCCCCCAACCCTTACAGTGTGGTACAATCCCCCAAAGGAAGCTCAGTAAACGTCTCCGAGACTCCTGAGGCATTAACGTTGGAAACGGCAGAACTTAAAATCGTTCTTGCCAAAAACGAATGGGCACTGAGCTTTTATGATCAGCAGGGGAACCTCCTCAATCAGGATGATCCAGCATTTGGGGTATCTTGGCTGGGCACGGAAGTAACCAATTATAAAAAACTCCAGCCCGACGAAAAATTCATTGGGCTGGGAGAAAAGACGGGAGGCATCGACCGTGCTGGGCAAGCCTTTACCAACTGGAACACGGATTATTTTGCCTATGGCGTGAATGACGACCCGCTTTACATGTCCATCCCATTCTACATCGGTATTCACAACGACCGTGCCTATGGGATTTTCTTTGACAACACCCATAAAACCACCTTTAACTTCGGTGCTTCCAACCGCCGCTTTTCCTATTTCTCTGCAGAAGATGGTGATATGGATTACTATTTCTTCCAAGGAAACACCGTGGCAGAGATTATCAGTGGCTACACATCCCTTACGGGAAAAATGAGCATGCCCCCGCTTTGGGCATTGGGTTTTCAGCAATGCCGCTATTCTTATTATCCCGAATCCGAAGTATTCGCCCTGGCCAATAACTTCAGGGACAGGGATATGCCGGCAGATGTCATTTACTTGGACATCCACCATATGGAAAAGTACAAAGTATTTACCTTTGATGGGGAAAAATTCCCAGACCCCAAGTCGATGATCCAGACCTTGAAAGCAAAGGGCTTCCGTGTGGTGGTCATCATGGATCCGGGCATCAAGGCCGAAAAAGACTATCTTCCATACCAAGAAGGAAAGGACAATGACCTCTTCCTCAAATACCCGGATGGAGAAACCTATGAAGGCCAAGTGTGGCCGGGTTGGTGTGCCTTTCCTGATTTCACCTCCGCCAAAACCCGGCAATGGTGGACAGAAAAAATGGCCTTCTACACTGATGCCGGTGTGGATGGATTCTGGACAGACATGAATGAACCGGCATCTTGGGGCCAGCACACGCCGAACCTGATCAATTTTGATTACGAAGGAGAGCAAGTCAGCCACCGAAAAGCCCGTAATGTGTATGGGATGCAGATGGCCAGAGCCGCACAGGAAGGCGCATTCAAAAATGGACAGGAGCGGCCTTTCACCCTTACCAGGGCTGGTTTTTCTGGCATCCAACGATTTGCTGCTGCCTGGACAGGGGACAATGTCTCCAGTGAGGAACACATGATGGCAGGCATCCGACTGGTCAACAGCCTCGGAATTAGCGGAGTGAGTTTCGCAGGATACGATGTGGGCGGATTTTGTGGAGAAGCCAGCAAATCGCTCTTCGCACGATGGATGAGCATCGCGGCCTTCTCACCACTCTACAGAGCCCACTCCATGATCAATAGCAAGGACGCAGAACCTTGGGCCTTTGGAGAAGAAGTAGAGGAAATTTCCAAAAACTACCTCAAACTTCGCTATCAAATGATGCCCCTGCTGTATGCTGCCTTTTACAAAAGCAGCCAGGATGGTTTGCCCTTGGCCAAAAGCCTGACCATTGATTATCCATTTGATGAAAACATCTATGATGGCCGCTTTCAAAATCAATACTTGTTCTGCGATTCCCTGCTGGTGGCTCCAGTAGAATCCCATAAAGAAATCACCAAAGCGTATCTTCCGGAAGGAAATTGGTATTATTTCTTCAATGATCAATCCTATCAAGGTGACCAAGAAATTTACGTGGACACGCCGATCAATTATTTGCCCGTATTCGTCAAAGGAGGAAGTATTGTGCCACTGCAGTCCCCCGTATCCCATACTGCCGAGAAGCATGACGGCATTCTGCGCCTTCATGTGTACAAAGGAGAAGGAACTACCAGCTACTTCCACTATGAGGATGATGGACGAAGTTTGGATTACAAAAACGGAGGCTATTACAAAAGAAAAATTGTTTTGGACAGTGATCGAAAAACCCTTCGGTTAACAAAGCCCACGGGGGATTTTGCAAGCCATTATAAGCAGCTCAGCATTATTTTTCATGGTTTTGAAATCAACGAAGTAACTTCTGCAGGGGAAAAAGTGCCGGTAACTAGGGAAAACATCGCCTTTCTTCGAAAAATATCGGATTTTGATCCATTGCCAGACAACCGTCTCCCCTATCATGAAATAGCAGGATTGCCGACTGTCACCCTGCCCCACCACGCTGAAGAAATAATCCTTACTTTTGGGACATAA
- a CDS encoding efflux RND transporter periplasmic adaptor subunit, producing MAKKKTNKLIYILGGVAVVLILLIVIGRALGWVGGAAETEVEITKASKKTIVEKVSASGVIEPETEVKLSPDVAGEIIELKINEGDSVKQNDLLVKIRPDNFISALDRTRANLNQQKANLAQSKAALKRSEAQFDRARLQYERNKTLYESNVISDSEYEQATADYVSAENDLKAAQQSVQAAEYVVKSSQASVEEANENLRLTNVFAPTDGIVSKLLVEKGERVVGTQQMAGTEMLRIADLSVMEVVVDVNENDIVRIALGDTTIIEVDAYSHTGEKFTGVVTSIANSANEKATQDAVTEFEVEIRILNESYEKLITKENRYPFRPGMTASVEIITEKKADVLSVPLAAVTTRDNIRVDSTNAESDLQEIIFMSDGNKAKLTRVKTGISDFENIEIKEGIKEGEELVAGPYFVVSKQLKDGDLVKRTN from the coding sequence ATGGCTAAGAAGAAAACAAACAAGTTAATTTATATTTTGGGTGGTGTCGCAGTGGTGTTAATCCTTTTGATCGTTATCGGCAGGGCCCTTGGGTGGGTAGGGGGTGCCGCTGAGACAGAGGTAGAGATTACCAAGGCTTCCAAGAAAACGATCGTTGAAAAAGTAAGTGCTTCTGGGGTGATCGAGCCAGAAACGGAAGTGAAATTAAGCCCGGACGTGGCGGGTGAGATCATTGAACTGAAAATCAACGAGGGCGATTCAGTGAAGCAGAATGATCTGCTGGTAAAGATCAGACCTGACAATTTTATTTCAGCCTTGGATAGGACACGCGCTAACCTGAACCAACAAAAGGCCAACTTGGCCCAATCCAAAGCAGCACTGAAGCGTTCTGAGGCGCAGTTTGACAGAGCAAGGTTGCAGTATGAGCGAAATAAGACGCTATATGAGTCCAATGTGATTTCGGATTCCGAATATGAGCAGGCCACTGCCGATTATGTTTCCGCAGAAAATGACCTGAAAGCAGCACAGCAATCGGTGCAAGCTGCTGAATATGTGGTGAAAAGCTCTCAGGCAAGTGTCGAGGAAGCCAATGAAAATTTGAGGTTGACCAATGTGTTTGCCCCTACTGATGGAATCGTATCTAAACTCTTGGTGGAAAAAGGTGAAAGGGTCGTGGGAACTCAGCAAATGGCCGGTACTGAAATGCTACGCATCGCAGACCTGAGCGTCATGGAGGTAGTGGTCGATGTCAATGAAAATGATATTGTACGGATAGCCTTGGGCGACACGACGATCATTGAAGTAGATGCCTACTCGCATACTGGAGAGAAATTTACCGGTGTCGTCACCTCCATTGCCAATTCTGCCAATGAAAAGGCCACACAAGATGCTGTTACGGAGTTTGAGGTGGAAATCAGGATACTCAATGAATCTTATGAAAAATTGATCACCAAGGAAAATAGGTACCCTTTCAGGCCTGGGATGACGGCCAGTGTGGAAATCATTACCGAAAAAAAGGCGGATGTTCTATCCGTTCCTTTGGCAGCTGTGACCACAAGGGACAATATTCGGGTGGATTCGACCAATGCGGAGAGTGATCTTCAGGAAATCATATTTATGTCCGATGGTAATAAAGCTAAACTTACACGGGTAAAAACGGGCATTTCGGATTTTGAAAACATCGAAATCAAAGAGGGGATCAAAGAGGGAGAAGAGTTAGTGGCAGGTCCGTACTTTGTCGTGAGTAAACAATTAAAAGATGGCGACTTGGTCAAAAGGACCAATTGA
- a CDS encoding nucleoside deaminase, with product MDKHLQAAIEEAKKGLQEGGIPIGAVLVHDDKIIGRGHNRRVQKGSAILHGEMDALENAGRQAAAIYQKSILYTTLSPCPMCTGAILLYGIPKVIIGENTSFKGEESLLSDHGVEVIIMDDKQCIDLMAKFMEDQPALWNEDIGK from the coding sequence ATGGACAAACACCTACAAGCTGCAATCGAAGAGGCCAAGAAAGGGCTACAGGAAGGAGGAATTCCCATTGGTGCTGTATTGGTACACGATGATAAGATCATCGGACGTGGCCACAACAGAAGAGTCCAAAAAGGGAGTGCCATCCTTCATGGAGAAATGGATGCCTTGGAAAATGCGGGCAGACAGGCCGCCGCCATTTACCAAAAAAGCATACTTTACACCACATTATCTCCCTGCCCCATGTGTACCGGAGCAATTCTGTTGTATGGAATACCTAAAGTGATCATTGGAGAAAACACCAGCTTTAAGGGTGAAGAATCGCTACTTTCTGATCATGGGGTAGAAGTCATCATTATGGATGACAAGCAGTGCATTGACCTAATGGCAAAATTCATGGAAGATCAACCTGCCTTATGGAACGAAGATATTGGCAAATGA
- a CDS encoding MFS transporter — MQPDTQKKKLSFWQIWNMSFGFLGIQMGFALQNANASRILQTFGADVEHLSLFWLVAPITGMIIQPIIGHYSDRTWTKLGRRRPYFLAGSILAAIGLVLLPNASLFVAFLPALWVGAGFLMIMDASFNVAMEPFRALVADKLPTDQRTLGFAVQTLLIGLGAVIGSWLPYTLTEWFGVATTANEGIVPQNVLWAFFIGATVLVVSILWTVIRTTEYPPEVQDKWNAHEDHKHASHKGLSSIFSDFISMPKTMKQLGLVQFFSWFALFSMWVFTTPALAQHVWGLPSMDRSSLEFNEAGNYVGVIFGFYNLVSAIFALALPFLAAKIGRKMTHAACLIAGGLGLMSFLWITDPSMKWMLNFSMIGVGIAWASILAMPYSILAGAIPARKMGVYMGIFNFFITAPQILNGFVGGLIVKHWYEGHAIYAIFTAGLLLIVASMLTYFVEDKDDKALV; from the coding sequence ATGCAACCCGATACACAAAAGAAGAAATTAAGTTTTTGGCAAATCTGGAACATGAGCTTTGGCTTTCTGGGCATCCAGATGGGCTTTGCGCTCCAAAATGCCAATGCCAGCCGCATTCTCCAAACCTTCGGTGCAGACGTAGAGCACTTGTCCCTATTTTGGCTCGTGGCACCTATCACCGGCATGATCATCCAGCCCATCATTGGCCATTACAGCGATCGCACATGGACCAAATTGGGCAGAAGAAGGCCGTACTTTCTGGCCGGTTCTATTCTAGCGGCCATCGGTCTGGTGCTGCTGCCCAATGCCTCACTGTTTGTAGCTTTTTTGCCTGCTCTATGGGTGGGTGCTGGATTCCTGATGATCATGGATGCATCGTTTAATGTTGCCATGGAACCTTTCCGGGCATTGGTGGCTGATAAACTCCCTACCGACCAGCGGACCTTGGGCTTTGCTGTCCAGACCTTGCTCATTGGTCTGGGGGCCGTGATCGGCTCTTGGCTGCCCTACACCCTTACCGAATGGTTTGGCGTGGCCACGACGGCAAATGAGGGCATCGTCCCCCAAAATGTCCTCTGGGCATTTTTTATCGGAGCTACGGTATTGGTGGTATCTATTTTATGGACCGTCATTCGCACCACGGAGTATCCTCCAGAGGTACAGGATAAATGGAATGCTCACGAAGACCACAAACATGCTTCCCACAAAGGTTTATCGAGTATTTTCTCGGATTTTATTAGCATGCCAAAAACGATGAAACAGCTGGGCTTGGTACAGTTTTTTTCTTGGTTTGCGCTGTTTTCGATGTGGGTGTTTACGACTCCGGCTCTGGCTCAGCACGTTTGGGGGCTCCCCAGCATGGACCGTAGTTCCTTGGAATTTAATGAAGCGGGGAATTATGTAGGGGTCATCTTTGGCTTTTACAATTTAGTTTCAGCGATATTTGCCCTAGCCTTACCTTTTTTAGCTGCCAAAATAGGCAGGAAGATGACCCATGCCGCTTGTTTGATTGCAGGCGGATTGGGGTTGATGTCCTTTTTATGGATCACTGATCCAAGTATGAAATGGATGCTAAACTTCTCGATGATCGGTGTGGGAATTGCCTGGGCCAGTATCTTGGCAATGCCTTATTCAATTTTGGCAGGTGCTATTCCTGCAAGAAAAATGGGGGTATATATGGGAATCTTTAATTTCTTCATTACCGCACCGCAGATCCTAAATGGTTTTGTGGGTGGATTGATCGTAAAACATTGGTACGAAGGTCATGCGATTTATGCTATTTTCACCGCCGGCTTACTGTTGATCGTGGCCTCAATGTTGACATATTTTGTAGAGGACAAGGATGATAAGGCACTTGTTTGA